One window of the Zygotorulaspora mrakii chromosome 6, complete sequence genome contains the following:
- the FIG4 gene encoding phosphatidylinositol-3,5-bisphosphate 5-phosphatase (similar to Saccharomyces cerevisiae FIG4 (YNL325C); ancestral locus Anc_3.14), with protein MENNQGAGSSEYFSGQPPTAVTHKQRRTTKFVLGKFTIYGTKERIYIVGSNRRETMFRILEIDLSIPQDELSVLEDNVFFTRNEIMNILSGLEEASEEGLQKKLTCYGLMGFIRFTGCYYLVTVTKCSQVAVIAGHFIYHIDGTELVPICNNYKRPDKYSTEANLISTFQNLDLTKTFYFSTTYDITNTLQTHLLREKLKAVDRSDISIPNGIPDINEMFIWNSYLLKPILSCIDTVYDWFQPVIHGFIDQVNVSVLGKSIYITLIARRSHQFAGARFLKRGVNKQGYVANEVETEQIVADMVLTSFHQPGNGYYDSDRYTSFVQHRGSIPLYWTQEASNLTAKPPIQINSVDPYFSSAALHFDMLFQRYGNIQVLNLIKTKEKNPRETKLLREFEECIAYLNQFLPDVKKIDYKSWDMSRASKQDGQGVIEFLEVYAAGTVARSGVFHNGRTFKETLIQEGICRSNCIDCLDRTNAAQFVIGKRALGVQLKTLGIIGDSYLEYDSDIVNILTELFHDLGDTIALQYGGSHLVNTMETYRKINQWRSHSRDMIESIKRFYSNSFIDAQRQDAINLFLGHYVWKKGYPALWEMNTDAYLHNEYSSEGEKRSYTHWWNNYHIIGVSEYIKRNILDQGNDLTFEKVFRNVRGYPGAFDNYWNEYYIPRNVTWMHDLFAYNMNSTRRYHTMRTNRKELSPFASRKQSWINSKLRTITLDQKTTDSKRQRMGNRNQEKLDSKDELQLSNNNLDMALQIKSKYIINSNSSLYEKFPALLDTWEIHFSEPSDANSFEDRSHSENDIITDSESTEKSHGDYYNDILVDTHYYDVLFKVDDYEPYEEYRKHFLCSETSLSPEDLKLYQKFAFNTQKDLVFA; from the coding sequence ATGGAAAACAATCAGGGAGCTGGCTCCTCTGAATACTTCTCAGGTCAGCCACCCACAGCAGTGACTCACAAGCAGAGAAGGACAACCAAATTTGTTTTAGGGAAGTTCACTATATATGGGACAAAGGAGAGAATTTACATTGTTGGTAGCAACAGACGAGAAACAATGTTTCGGATACTCGAAATCGATTTGAGTATTCCACAAGATGAATTGAGCGTCCTTGAAGACAATGTTTTCTTTACCAGGAACGAAATTATGAATATTCTCTCCGGTTTGGAAGAAGCGAGTGAGGAAGGtctgcaaaagaaattgacgTGTTACGGTCTCATGGGATTTATTAGATTCACTGGGTGCTATTATCTCGTCACAGTTACTAAATGCAGCCAAGTGGCTGTAATAGCCGGTCACTTTATTTATCATATTGACGGTACAGAATTGGTACCGATTTGTAATAACTACAAAAGACCAGATAAATATTCCACTGAAGCTAACTTAATCTCAACTTTCCAGAACTTAGATTTGACAAAGACGTTTTATTTTAGTACGACTTATGACATAACGAATACTTTACAAACACACTTATTAAGAGAGAAATTAAAAGCAGTTGATCGATCCGATATTTCCATACCAAATGGTATTCCAGATATCAATGAAATGTTTATATGGAACAGCTACCTGTTGAAGCCAATTTTATCATGTATTGACACTGTTTATGACTGGTTCCAACCTGTAATACACGGATTTATCGATCAAGTTAATGTCTCTGTACTGGGGAAAAGTATTTACATAACACTTATTGCTAGAAGATCTCATCAGTTTGCTGGCGCtcgatttttgaaaagaggAGTTAACAAACAGGGCTATGTTGCCAATGAAGTTGAGACAGAGCAAATTGTTGCAGACATGGTATTgacttcttttcatcaaccAGGAAATGGGTATTACGATAGCGACAGATATACTTCGTTCGTTCAACATAGAGGAAGCATACCCTTGTACTGGACCCAAGAAGCGTCTAATTTGACTGCTAAGCCACCAATTCAAATTAACTCAGTGGACCCGTACTTTAGTTCTGCAGCATTGCATTTTGATATGCTTTTCCAAAGGTATGGTAACATTCAAGTACTGAATCTGATCAAGACCAAAGAGAAAAACCCGAGAGAGACGAAGCTATTGAGAGAATTTGAGGAATGCATAGCctatttgaatcaattcTTACCCGATGTTAAAAAAATAGACTATAAGTCTTGGGATATGAGCAGAGCTTCTAAGCAAGATGGACAAGGCGTGATTGAATTCTTGGAGGTTTATGCCGCTGGCACTGTAGCACGATCAGGCGTATTCCATAACGGTCGAACCTTTAAAGAAACCCTAATTCAGGAAGGAATATGTAGAAGCAATTGCATTGACTGTTTAGATCGAACTAATGCCGCACAGTTTGTGATTGGCAAGAGAGCATTGGGAGTGCAACTAAAAACTTTGGGAATCATTGGCGATAGCTACTTAGAGTATGACTCTGATATAGTCAATATCCTAACAGAGCTTTTCCACGATTTAGGTGATACTATTGCTTTACAGTACGGCGGATCACATTTAGTTAATACCATGGAAACGTACAGGAAGATAAATCAATGGAGGTCTCATTCAAGGGATATGATTGAGAGCATCAAAAGATTTTACAGTAATTCGTTTATTGATGCTCAAAGACAAGATGCTATCAATTTGTTTCTAGGTCATTATGTGTGGAAAAAAGGATATCCAGCCTTGTGGGAGATGAATACGGATGCTTATTTACACAATGAATATTCTTCTGAAGGTGAAAAGCGGAGTTACACTCATTGGTGGAATAACTATCATATTATAGGGGTATCAGAATACATAAAGAGGAATATACTTGATCAAGGAAATGATTTGACCTTTGAGAAAGTGTTTCGCAATGTTCGAGGTTATCCTGGCGCCTTTGATAATTACTGGAACGAATACTATATCCCTAGGAATGTCACTTGGATGCATGATTTATTTGCGTACAATATGAATTCAACGAGACGTTATCACACTATGAGGACTAACAGGAAAGAACTTTCCCCCTTTGCCTCACGAAAGCAAAGCTGGATCAATAGTAAATTAAGAACAATAACTTTAGACCAGAAAACTACGGACAGTAAAAGACAAAGGATGGGCAATagaaatcaagaaaaacttgattcaaaagatgagTTACAATTAAGTAATAACAATCTGGACATGGCCCTGCAAATCAAATCGAAGTACATaatcaattcaaattcatccCTCTATGAAAAGTTCCCGGCACTCTTGGACACCTGGGAAATTCATTTTAGTGAACCCTCAGATGCTAATAGCTTTGAAGACAGATCGCATAGCGAGAATGATATCATCACTGATTCTGAGAGTACTGAAAAATCTCACGGCGATTATTATAACGACATTCTAGTTGATACACATTACTATGACGTTCTGTTCAAAGTAGACGATTACGAGCCTTACGAAGAGTATCGCAAACACTTCTTATGCTCTGAGACAAGTCTGTCACCGGAAGACTTGAAgctttatcaaaaatttgcattCAACACACAGAAAGACCTTGTTTTTGCTTAG
- the PPM2 gene encoding tRNA methyltransferase PPM2 (similar to Saccharomyces cerevisiae PPM2 (YOL141W); ancestral locus Anc_3.15), which yields MAASSIATPLTDKQKRQLEKLQRRKKYSDLAIQGTNNSSIASKRSVEVLYCKQLEENKSIDNGDGSKEYFKYFVPKAPKRSPCINRGYWLRLHAIRSRLEQIADYTNKDIVVINLGCGFDPLPFQLLDEENAENRHYAKRFSFLDVDYADLIKRKTEIIKSTPELVKIIGGCFDESKSNTDGFSSAKYEVLACNLNQPESFRKLLENKRLSNRDLVKVFIAEVSLAYMKPDHADAIISLCATLPSSHFLILEQLIPQGPYEPFSKQMLKHFIKNDSPLQSVLAYQTMSSQVQRFTRLGFKFVNEGDMYQLWQSVDSDSRLRIQNIEPFDELEEFQLFSHHYIILHGANFECDFSHKFVDRPKVESLSSLNAHFTKLKYSINRKFGSAVYDAGEGNIIYFGGCDPCRVNDIQRVDPQTGEKIEINCMNSPSARMCHTVVAYPHGGKLFLLGGRKGPIQGFSDTWLFDYESKQWEQGPDLPETRFRHCAKFISEDQILLFGGNTRGAQFLIFEPASRRFKNCKFEGAKMLESPLISASMDYNIECNKGVIIGGSHDGTHVSNTLFVFSCRGKEISILKEFSHPLLQRYGSKVTFLNDREILIAGGTSSDRLFGRHNAIILVNIETEDIKEVPIAPEIWEHYPLFLVGFELLLLPNNEILIIGGGATCYGFGSVWNQGFQIKL from the coding sequence ATGGCGGCATCTAGTATCGCAACTCCACTAACTGATAAGCAAAAAAGACAGCTAGAAAAGTTGCAACGGCGCAAAAAATATAGTGATTTAGCAATCCAAGGCACTAACAACTCATCTATAGCATCCAAGAGGTCTGTTGAAGTTCTGTATTGCAAGCAATTAGAAGAGAATAAAAGCATTGATAATGGCGACGGATCCAAGGAGTATTTCAAGTATTTTGTTCCCAAAGCGCCAAAACGCTCTCCCTGTATCAACCGAGGGTATTGGTTAAGATTGCATGCAATCAGGTCGAGGCTGGAGCAAATTGCAGATTACACCAACAAAGATATTGTTGTTATAAACTTGGGCTGCGGTTTCGATCCACTGCCATTTCAGCTGCTTGACGAAGAGAATGCTGAGAACCGACACTATGCAAAACGCTTTTCCTTCTTGGATGTAGATTATGCTGATctcatcaaaagaaaaacggAAATCATAAAGAGCACACCTGAGCTGGTGAAAATCATAGGAGGGTGCTTTGATGAAAGTAAAAGTAACACGGATGGGTTTAGTTCAGCGAAGTATGAGGTGCTCGCGTGCAACTTGAATCAACCGGAGTCCTTCCGTAAACTATTGGAAAACAAAAGGCTTTCAAATCGGGATCTTGTTAAAGTATTCATTGCGGAGGTTTCCCTTGCTTATATGAAGCCAGATCATGCAGATGCTATCATATCATTATGTGCTACACTGCCGTCATCCCATTTCCTTATTTTAGAGCAATTGATTCCTCAAGGCCCATATGAACCATTTTCTAAGCAAATGCTGAaacatttcatcaaaaatgattcaCCCCTACAATCAGTTCTGGCATACCAAACTATGAGTTCTCAAGTGCAAAGATTTACACGATTAGGATTCAAATTCGTGAATGAAGGGGACATGTATCAGCTGTGGCAATCGGTGGATTCGGATTCAAGATTACggattcaaaatattgagcCATTTGATGAACTTGAGGagtttcaacttttttcacACCACTATATCATTTTACATGGGGCTAATTTCGAATGCGACTTCTCGCATAAATTCGTTGATAGACCAAAAGTCGAATCATTAAGCTCTTTGAATGCACATTTTACCAAATTAAAATACTCAATCAATAGAAAATTTGGTTCAGCTGTTTACGATGCCGGAGAGGGCAATATAATTTATTTTGGGGGATGCGATCCTTGCAGAGTAAACGATATACAGAGAGTTGATCCTCAAACAGGggagaaaattgaaattaatTGCATGAACTCACCCTCAGCTAGGATGTGTCACACAGTCGTTGCATATCCTCACGGGGGtaaactttttcttctagGTGGTAGAAAAGGCCCCATCCAAGGATTCTCTGATACGTGGCTGTTTGATTATGAATCTAAGCAATGGGAACAGGGTCCTGACTTGCCAGAAACAAGATTCAGACATTGTGCAAAATTCATAAGTGAAGACCAAATCCTGCTATTCGGTGGGAATACTCGTGGTGCACAATTCCTGATATTTGAACCTGCCTCGCGGAGATTTAAAAACTGCAAGTTCGAAGGTGCCAAAATGCTAGAATCTCCACTTATATCTGCCTCCATGGATTATAATATAGAGTGCAATAAAGGTGTAATAATCGGTGGATCACACGACGGCACGCATGTCTCTAATactctttttgtttttagTTGTCGTGGCAAGGAGATTTCCATCCTGAAAGAGTTTTCACACCCTTTACTGCAACGGTATGGTTCGAAAGTCACCTTTTTAAATGATCGAGAGATTTTGATAGCTGGTGGTACAAGCTCCGATCGTCTTTTTGGCAGACACAATGCCATAATCCTTGTTAATATAGAAACAGAAGACATCAAAGAAGTACCAATCGCGCCGGAGATTTGGGAGCACTATCCATTGTTCTTGGTCGGTTTTGAATTATTGCTACTCCCAAACAACGAAATACTTATTATTGGTGGTGGAGCGACATGTTACGGCTTTGGTTCAGTGTGGAATCAAGGTTTCCAGATAAAACTCTGA
- the LEM3 gene encoding Lem3p (similar to Saccharomyces cerevisiae LEM3 (YNL323W); ancestral locus Anc_3.16): MVGFNLNQVGTFWKKDHEQKESPREEEQDELDASEFEDEEEQPKHIKTRRPKDTNFTQQRIAAWNPILTPKSVVPLYLIVAVVCVIVGGCLLSISSKVSEITIYYQNCTQEAPTGNTWSDMPSDRYTLIFTGNTTSHVAPQWRYVSDPTDTSEESGTCQIRFTTPQEITSDFYVNYMLENFAANHRRYVLSFSEDQIRGRRASYADIHENAGINCKVLGRDSDDNMIYPCGLIANSMFNDSFPFQLTNVQDPSNNYSLTNKGINWHTDRERFGRTHYNHTEVVPPPYWRSVYPNGYNETNMPDVNNWEEFQNWMRPAAFDKFAKLIRRNENDSLPAGQYQLDIGLHWPVAHFDGKKAVYMTHGSSIGSRNYSLGVVYLIGGCICAAFAIVLLGFWLLSGRKIADPKYLSWNQ; this comes from the coding sequence ATGGTCGGTTTCAATCTAAACCAAGTGGGTACGTTTTGGAAGAAAGATCATGAACAGAAAGAGAGTCCACGTGAAGAGGAGCAAGACGAATTAGATGCCTCCGAATTTGAGGATGAGGAGGAGCAGCCAAAACATATCAAGACCAGGAGGCCTAAGGACACAAATTTCACACAGCAGAGGATTGCAGCATGGAATCCCATATTGACTCCTAAATCTGTTGTACCGCTTTATTTAATCGTGGCGGTTGTCTGCGTTATTGTTGGTGGGTGCCTGCTATCCATCTCATCAAAGGTTAGTGAAATAACGATATACTATCAAAACTGCACTCAGGAAGCACCAACTGGGAATACATGGTCGGATATGCCATCCGATCGCTATACCTTGATTTTTACAGGTAACACGACGTCTCATGTTGCTCCTCAATGGAGGTATGTATCGGATCCCACGGACACGTCCGAGGAAAGTGGCACTTGTCAAATACGATTCACAACACCCCAAGAAATAACCAGCGATTTTTATGTCAATTATATGCTTGAAAACTTCGCAGCAAATCACAGACGTTATGTTCTTTCATTTAGTGAAGATCAGATAAGAGGTAGAAGAGCTTCTTATGCCGACATACATGAAAATGCCGGTATCAACTGTAAAGTTTTAGGTCGTGACAGTGACGATAATATGATTTATCCTTGCGGCTTGATTGCCAATTCAATGTTCAACGATTCGTTCCCGTTTCAATTGACAAATGTTCAAGATCCAAGTAATAATTACTCTTTGACAAACAAGGGAATCAATTGGCATACAGATAGAGAAAGGTTCGGTAGAACACACTATAACCATACGGAAGTGGTGCCTCCGCCATACTGGCGAAGCGTATATCCCAACGGATATAACGAAACCAACATGCCGGATGTTAACAATTGGGAAGAATTCCAAAACTGGATGAGACCAGCAGCctttgataaatttgcGAAACTTATCAGGCGAAACGAAAATGACAGCTTGCCAGCAGGTCAATATCAGCTGGATATCGGATTACATTGGCCTGTAGCTCACTTCGATGGTAAGAAAGCTGTGTACATGACCCACGGTTCAAGCATTGGAAGCAGAAACTACTCATTAGGTGTGGTTTATCTGATAGGTGGTTGCATTTGCGCTGCATTTGCAATAGTGCTTCTTGGGTTTTGGCTACTCTCAGGAAGAAAGATAGCAGACCCAAAGTATCTTTCATGGAACCAATGA
- the ARG8 gene encoding acetylornithine transaminase (similar to Saccharomyces cerevisiae ARG8 (YOL140W); ancestral locus Anc_3.17) → MFKRYLSSTLIKRISSSLDEKAYQVTTYARPDDLCITRGSNAKLYDDINGKEFIDFTAGIAVTALGHANPKVAEILFEQGSKLIHSSNLYYNAECLDLSRKLIEKTRKFGGQYDASKVFLCNSGAEANEAALKFAKKHGVSINGKKQGLISFENSFHGRTMGSLSVTSNPKYRTPFGSLVPNVTFLNVNDELTKLTDFISSKKDETAGLIVEPIQGEGGIFPIPTETLIQLRKVCKDNDVVVIYDEIQCGLGRSGKLWAHSYLPKEAHPDIFTTAKALGNGFPIAATIVNEKINNALKVGDHGTTYGGNPLGCAVSKYVVDVIADEKFLEQVEEKGQLFQERLLKLKERFPKQIVDIRGKGLIIGAEFSEAPTRVIAKARELGLLVITAGKSTARFVPALTIENETIEKGLDIFEKAVESVYA, encoded by the coding sequence ATGTTCAAGAGATATCTGTCTTCGACATTGATTAAAAGAATTTCGAGTTCCCTGGATGAAAAGGCTTATCAAGTTACTACGTATGCTAGGCCAGATGACCTGTGCATAACGAGGGGATCCAATGCCAAACTGTATGATGATATCAACGGTAAGGAATTTATAGATTTTACAGCCGGTATTGCTGTCACTGCATTGGGTCACGCAAATCCAAAAGTAGCAgagattctttttgaacaagGCTCAAAGTTGATCCATTCTTCTAATTTATATTACAATGCTGAATGTTTGGATTTAAGTAGAAAATTGATCGAGAAGACAAGAAAATTCGGTGGCCAGTACGATGCTTCTAAAGTTTTCTTGTGTAACTCAGGTGCTGAAGCTAATGAAGCAGCATTGAAGTTTGCCAAGAAGCATGGTGTTTCGATtaatggaaaaaaacaggGACTAATCTCCTTCGAAAACTCTTTCCATGGTCGTACAATGGGTTCTCTTTCAGTAACATCCAATCCAAAGTATAGAACACCTTTCGGATCGTTAGTGCCAAATGTAACATTTTTGAACGTCAATGACGAGTTGACCAAATTGACAGATTTCATAAGTTCAAAAAAGGATGAAACAGCCGGTTTGATTGTCGAACCAATTCAAGGTGAGGGTGGAATATTCCCCATTCCCACAGAGACTTTAATCCAGTTAAGGAAGGTTTGTAAAGATAACGACGTTGTTGTAATATACGATGAGATTCAATGTGGTCTAGGTCGTTCCGGTAAGCTATGGGCTCACTCTTATCTACCAAAGGAAGCGCATCCAGATATTTTCACTACCGCAAAGGCTTTGGGTAATGGATTTCCTATTGCTGCAACAATTGTTAACGAAAAGATAAACAATGCACTAAAAGTTGGTGATCATGGTACCACTTATGGAGGCAATCCATTGGGATGTGCAGTAAGCAAGTACGTTGTTGATGTTATAGCTGAtgagaaatttttggagcaagtggaagaaaaggGCCAGCTTTTCCAAGAACGCttgctgaaattgaaagaaagatttCCAAAACAAATTGTAGACATCAGAGGTAAAGGCTTGATTATTGGTGCTGAATTTTCTGAAGCACCCACCAGAGTAATTGCAAAAGCCAGAGAACTGGGACTTTTAGTCATTACGGCCGGTAAGAGCACTGCTAGGTTTGTTCCTGCCttaacaattgaaaatgaaacaattgaaaaggggctggatatttttgaaaaagctgttGAATCAGTGTATGCCTGA
- the KRE1 gene encoding Kre1p (similar to Saccharomyces cerevisiae KRE1 (YNL322C); ancestral locus Anc_3.18), whose product MLKGYCFAVLLLLRVVAGVVTTSTVTLTNGVGVVITQLTVFDPATQTGTTRTGTATGTLTGTATTGTGTATTGTGTATTGTGTATTGTGTTTTGTGTTTTGTGTGTGTGTTTTGTTTPGVAATTTSSSASSVLSSGSGASTSSSSRTSSGVATPRQDGTRPDPSTDFTAPPDEAVTTLSIDSFVTITEGTTRTYTSSRGRTSDMWVTVVRGGHTVVVQTTFAQRFTSQYAVEARPSSGSIGLGTISGTIGQVRSDMRETVRYGNAPRIFSIGLLPLASTFAFLIYLF is encoded by the coding sequence ATGTTAAAAGGATATTGTTTTGCGGTCCTCCTGCTCCTCAGAGTGGTAGCAGGTGTTGTGACGACATCGACTGTTACTTTAACAAACGGCGTTGGTGTTGTAATAACTCAACTTACCGTGTTTGACCCGGCAACACAGACTGGAACGACACGAACGGGCACGGCAACGGGTACTCTCACCGGCACAGCTACAACTGGCACGGGAACAGCTACAACTGGCACGGGAACAGCTACAACTGGCACGGGAACAGCTACAACTGGCACGGGAACAACTACAACGGGCACCGGCACAACTACAACGGGCACAGGTACGGGTACGGGTACGGGTACGACTACAACAGGTACAACAACTCCTGGTGTAGCAGCCACTACAACTAGTTCATCTGCATCATCTGTTCTCAGTTCCGGCTCGGGTGCAAGCACGAGTTCGAGTTCGAGAACAAGCTCAGGAGTTGCTACACCCCGCCAGGATGGAACTAGACCTGATCCATCTACAGACTTTACGGCTCCACCAGACGAAGCGGTTACTACTTTATCTATTGATTCATTCGTCACAATTACAGAAGGCACAACCAGAACCTACACGTCTTCAAGAGGAAGAACGAGTGACATGTGGGTTACAGTCGTAAGGGGTGGGCACACGGTTGTTGTGCAAACCACTTTTGCTCAAAGGTTCACATCTCAGTATGCTGTTGAAGCCAGACCTAGTTCGGGATCCATAGGCTTAGGAACTATCAGTGGAACCATTGGGCAAGTGAGATCAGATATGAGAGAAACTGTACGTTACGGCAACGCCCCAAgaattttctcaattggATTGTTGCCATTGGCCTCTACTTTCGCATTCTTGATTTACCTTTTTTAA